In Clostridium sp., one DNA window encodes the following:
- the msrA gene encoding peptide-methionine (S)-S-oxide reductase MsrA: protein MKSIVFAGGCFWGVQAYFDSKKGVLNTKVGYANGNGKKPGYEEVCSGNTGFVEACFLEYDSRIIELEKLLEVYWRIIDPTLLDRQGNDIGNQYRTGIYYIDKSDVNIIEKFIKTQQKNYSKKIVTEVLPLENFYDAEEYHQKYLEKNPGGYCHIPKELINRRL from the coding sequence ATGAAGAGTATTGTATTTGCAGGAGGATGTTTCTGGGGAGTCCAGGCATACTTTGACAGTAAAAAAGGAGTTTTAAATACAAAGGTAGGTTATGCAAATGGAAATGGGAAAAAACCCGGCTATGAAGAAGTTTGCAGCGGGAATACGGGATTTGTTGAAGCCTGCTTTTTGGAATATGATTCCAGAATTATAGAACTTGAAAAACTGCTTGAGGTATACTGGAGGATAATAGATCCAACGCTTTTAGACAGGCAGGGAAACGACATAGGAAATCAATATAGGACTGGAATTTATTATATAGATAAAAGTGATGTCAATATTATAGAAAAATTCATAAAAACCCAGCAGAAAAATTATAGTAAGAAAATTGTAACGGAAGTTCTTCCACTTGAAAATTTTTATGATGCCGAGGAATATCATCAGAAATATCTTGAGAAAAATCCAGGAGGCTACTGCCATATACCAAAAGAGCTGATAAACAGACGCCTATAG
- a CDS encoding MGMT family protein, with protein MPKKFFSRVYEIVSKIPEGKVATYGQIAMMLGEPRNARMVGWAMSKAPENLHLPCHRVVKKSGELSPDHVFGNSDIQRYILKSEGIIFKSDGKIDMKKCLWDGTFL; from the coding sequence TTGCCAAAAAAATTTTTTTCACGCGTTTACGAAATAGTTTCAAAAATACCTGAAGGAAAAGTTGCCACCTATGGTCAGATAGCAATGATGCTTGGGGAACCAAGAAATGCAAGAATGGTTGGCTGGGCTATGTCAAAAGCTCCTGAAAATCTTCATCTTCCCTGCCACAGGGTCGTAAAAAAGTCCGGTGAACTGTCACCGGACCATGTTTTTGGGAACTCTGATATTCAAAGATATATCTTGAAATCAGAAGGTATTATATTTAAAAGTGATGGTAAAATAGATATGAAAAAATGTTTATGGGACGGTACTTTTCTATAG
- a CDS encoding iron-containing alcohol dehydrogenase, producing MQNFIYSIPTKVAFGKGMIDKLPEFINEFGSKVLLVYGGGSIKRTGLYDRIIGLLDNNGIAHYDLSGVEPNPRVNTVEKGIKICRENGIDVILPVGGGSSIDCGKAVAAGYYYSGKVWDLVLDNSLVKEALPIITVLTLAATGSEMDCFSVISNEETNDKMEIENYLLYPRYSILDPENTFSVPAYQTACGTVDIISHLFEVYFNGVEGTYFQERVIEGMLKTCVHYGPIACKKPDDYDARANLMWTASWAINGFIACGKMGPWPAHAMEHQLSAYYDVTHGHGLAVVIPALMKYILNEKTATIFSNYGKNVFGINSELTNMQIAERAIEKTRKLFEDMGLKCRLRDLGINTKDKFEIMAEKASESGTEECVVPLYKSDIIKIYELCF from the coding sequence TTGCAAAATTTCATATATTCTATTCCGACCAAAGTAGCATTTGGAAAGGGAATGATAGATAAACTCCCGGAATTTATTAATGAATTCGGCAGTAAAGTTTTATTGGTATATGGAGGAGGAAGCATAAAGAGAACAGGACTGTACGACCGTATTATTGGACTTTTGGATAATAACGGCATTGCTCACTATGATTTATCAGGTGTAGAACCTAATCCACGTGTAAATACGGTAGAAAAAGGAATCAAGATCTGCAGGGAGAATGGTATTGATGTAATTTTACCTGTTGGCGGTGGCAGCAGCATAGATTGTGGAAAAGCAGTAGCAGCAGGATACTATTATAGCGGAAAAGTATGGGATCTGGTACTGGATAATAGCCTTGTAAAAGAGGCCCTTCCAATTATTACTGTATTGACTTTGGCAGCTACTGGATCTGAAATGGACTGTTTTTCTGTAATTTCCAATGAAGAGACCAATGACAAGATGGAAATTGAAAATTATTTGTTATATCCCAGGTATTCTATTTTAGATCCGGAAAATACTTTTTCAGTGCCGGCATATCAGACTGCCTGTGGAACTGTTGATATTATCTCCCATCTATTTGAAGTCTATTTTAATGGTGTGGAAGGTACATATTTTCAGGAACGCGTAATTGAAGGAATGCTGAAAACCTGTGTGCACTACGGACCTATAGCATGTAAAAAACCTGATGACTACGATGCAAGAGCCAATTTAATGTGGACGGCAAGCTGGGCTATCAATGGATTTATAGCATGTGGTAAAATGGGACCCTGGCCGGCACATGCCATGGAACACCAGTTAAGTGCATATTACGATGTTACGCATGGACATGGACTTGCAGTAGTTATTCCAGCTTTAATGAAATATATACTGAATGAAAAAACGGCAACGATATTTTCAAATTATGGTAAAAATGTATTCGGGATAAATTCAGAACTGACCAATATGCAAATTGCGGAGAGAGCCATAGAAAAAACCAGAAAACTATTTGAAGACATGGGATTGAAGTGCAGATTGAGAGATCTTGGTATCAATACAAAGGACAAATTTGAAATAATGGCTGAAAAGGCCAGCGAATCGGGAACTGAAGAATGTGTTGTACCTCTGTATAAAAGTGATATTATAAAAATTTACGAATTGTGTTTTTAA
- a CDS encoding tyramine oxidase subunit B, with product MGKNIEFLYLNEEDMIDAGVLEAERCVEVMEEANVLLSKGDYLMGGRDNNEHGIEVIFPKKSEIEEFPVADTRDRRFMAMPAYLGGRFHLAGEKWYGSNGRNSEKGLPRSILMMILNDVETGKPLAIMSANLLSAMRTGAMSGVIAKHLARKDSRVIALVGAGVINKACIASILPYFGHIENIKIKGSSRTSKTARNLMQFIRENYPWVKNVEICGTLQEAVEDADIISEAVSAKQDEWPVFDGNWLKPGCILISSGTMEIDRDFICNRITKVVDNIHMYENYITTYEHHDEKTGKRISTGTPGMFFVDMIQDGKITVNDIKSLGDIVRGITPGRISEEEMFLISSGGMPILDIAWGYECYRKALLLGKGTKLNLWNEPHLF from the coding sequence ATGGGAAAAAATATTGAATTTCTATATTTGAATGAAGAAGATATGATAGATGCCGGTGTGTTGGAAGCCGAACGCTGCGTAGAAGTTATGGAGGAAGCAAATGTCCTGTTGAGTAAGGGTGATTATTTGATGGGGGGCAGAGATAACAATGAACATGGTATTGAAGTAATATTTCCTAAAAAATCAGAAATAGAGGAGTTCCCGGTTGCAGATACAAGGGACAGGCGCTTTATGGCAATGCCGGCCTATCTTGGGGGAAGATTTCACCTTGCAGGAGAAAAGTGGTATGGTTCCAATGGAAGAAATAGTGAAAAAGGATTGCCGCGTTCTATTTTGATGATGATATTGAATGATGTAGAAACAGGCAAACCGCTGGCAATCATGTCTGCCAATCTCCTGAGTGCAATGAGGACAGGTGCCATGTCGGGAGTTATAGCAAAACATCTGGCAAGAAAGGACTCCAGGGTTATTGCACTGGTTGGTGCAGGAGTAATAAACAAGGCTTGCATTGCAAGTATTCTGCCATATTTTGGACATATTGAAAATATCAAGATAAAAGGGAGTTCCAGGACATCAAAAACAGCCAGGAATCTAATGCAGTTTATTCGTGAAAATTATCCATGGGTAAAGAATGTAGAAATCTGCGGGACTTTGCAGGAAGCAGTGGAAGATGCTGATATTATTAGTGAAGCTGTATCTGCAAAACAAGATGAATGGCCTGTATTTGATGGTAACTGGCTAAAGCCGGGATGTATACTTATTTCCTCAGGAACAATGGAAATAGACAGGGATTTTATTTGTAATAGAATAACCAAAGTAGTTGACAATATCCATATGTATGAGAACTATATTACGACCTATGAACATCATGATGAGAAAACTGGGAAAAGGATATCCACCGGTACGCCGGGAATGTTTTTTGTCGACATGATACAGGACGGAAAGATAACCGTAAATGACATAAAATCATTGGGCGATATTGTCAGAGGGATTACTCCAGGAAGGATATCTGAAGAGGAGATGTTTTTGATAAGCTCCGGAGGTATGCCGATTTTAGATATTGCATGGGGATATGAATGTTATAGAAAGGCATTGCTGCTTGGAAAAGGAACAAAACTGAATCTGTGGAACGAGCCCCATTTATTTTAG
- a CDS encoding MerR family transcriptional regulator: MIDENCYKIGEISKLFNIGLDSLRYYEKVGILSPKRDPINNYRIYTLDDIREIAIIRELMELRFPSKQIKELGKNRNLNTSMELLEHEINVVNESIVNLYQIKESLNARLSSIKAILENSIEFYRIKILSFPERSCIMISETNLPDRMVTYAATEYMHKTKQKFPMIGSCDCYTLDLENSNPNSDYYKTENVFFYSKNANYAGNYFLSAGKYLSLFYRGDLKQTKKYVPKMLDFAREHNLEVISHPIEIGHIDCYETLDEEEFITEIQIPVNPVKKRIRLNTNFKNSTVS; this comes from the coding sequence ATGATTGATGAAAATTGTTATAAAATTGGAGAAATATCAAAGTTGTTCAACATAGGATTAGATTCTCTGCGTTATTATGAGAAAGTAGGAATCTTGTCTCCCAAAAGAGATCCTATAAACAATTATCGCATTTATACTCTCGATGACATTCGTGAAATTGCTATAATTCGTGAACTCATGGAACTGCGTTTTCCCTCAAAGCAAATAAAGGAACTGGGCAAGAACAGGAATTTAAACACATCCATGGAATTGTTGGAGCATGAAATAAATGTCGTGAATGAATCCATTGTAAACCTGTATCAGATAAAGGAAAGCTTGAATGCCAGACTTTCTTCAATTAAAGCAATTCTGGAAAATTCCATTGAATTCTACCGGATCAAGATTTTAAGTTTTCCGGAAAGATCCTGTATCATGATCAGTGAAACGAATCTTCCAGATCGCATGGTTACATACGCAGCCACGGAATACATGCATAAAACAAAACAGAAATTTCCCATGATAGGTTCCTGTGACTGTTACACCCTTGATTTAGAAAACAGCAATCCAAATTCTGATTACTATAAAACAGAAAATGTATTTTTCTATTCCAAAAATGCCAATTATGCAGGAAATTATTTTCTTTCCGCCGGGAAATATCTGTCTTTATTTTACAGAGGTGACTTGAAACAGACTAAAAAATATGTCCCTAAAATGCTCGATTTTGCAAGAGAACATAACCTTGAAGTTATTTCACATCCTATTGAAATAGGCCATATAGACTGCTATGAAACTTTGGACGAAGAGGAATTTATAACCGAAATACAGATACCCGTAAATCCCGTCAAAAAACGTATAAGACTGAATACAAACTTTAAAAATTCAACTGTCTCATAA
- a CDS encoding tyramine oxidase subunit B: protein MESDKIDFLYLNEQDMIKAGVLDASRCIQVMGETMALLSNGDYIMGGPNHNAHGIMLEFPKKSYIPNFPLNDSKDRRFIAMPAYLGGRFHVAGQKWYGSNGRNTRRGLPRSILMVSLNDVETGVPIAYMSANLLSAMRTGAMPGLAAKLLARKDSRVLSIVGPGAINRACTMAIISCFPNIESVKIKGSSPESKTARKMKEFIKKRYPNVEDIKICSTLAEAIRDADIVSEAASVREGQWPKYEREWFKAGAVIISASTFNMDHESIVDIKKVVDDYGMYEDYSNEDPVVLDENSNRKPTGCMGEDFVNMVKDGLIKRESIINLGDIVTGKASGRTSDDEIILVAIEGLPIEDVAWGYECYQNALKKGLGTKLNLWDRSTMI from the coding sequence ATGGAAAGTGATAAAATTGATTTTTTATATTTGAATGAACAGGATATGATAAAGGCTGGTGTATTGGATGCTTCAAGATGTATACAAGTAATGGGCGAGACAATGGCACTGCTCAGCAACGGGGATTATATAATGGGGGGACCCAACCATAATGCTCACGGAATCATGCTTGAGTTTCCAAAGAAGTCGTATATTCCGAATTTTCCGTTAAATGATTCTAAAGACAGACGATTTATTGCCATGCCTGCTTACCTGGGTGGGAGATTTCATGTAGCAGGACAGAAATGGTACGGTTCTAACGGAAGAAATACTAGGCGAGGTCTGCCGAGATCTATACTTATGGTTTCCTTAAATGATGTAGAAACGGGGGTTCCAATAGCATATATGTCTGCAAATCTATTGAGTGCGATGAGAACAGGTGCTATGCCGGGACTTGCAGCCAAGCTTCTGGCGCGAAAAGATTCCAGAGTATTGTCTATTGTTGGCCCTGGTGCCATTAATAGGGCCTGTACGATGGCTATTATTTCATGTTTTCCGAATATTGAGTCTGTAAAAATAAAGGGAAGTTCGCCTGAATCAAAAACGGCCAGGAAGATGAAGGAATTTATTAAAAAGAGGTATCCCAACGTGGAAGATATCAAAATTTGCAGTACTCTGGCAGAGGCGATCAGGGATGCGGATATAGTCAGCGAAGCTGCCTCTGTGAGGGAAGGACAGTGGCCCAAATATGAGAGGGAATGGTTCAAGGCGGGGGCTGTAATTATTTCAGCCAGTACTTTCAACATGGACCATGAAAGTATTGTAGATATCAAGAAAGTAGTGGATGACTATGGTATGTATGAAGATTATTCCAATGAAGATCCTGTGGTGTTAGATGAAAATTCAAATAGAAAACCCACGGGATGTATGGGTGAGGACTTTGTAAACATGGTTAAGGATGGACTGATAAAGAGAGAAAGTATTATTAATTTAGGTGATATTGTTACGGGAAAAGCTTCAGGAAGAACATCCGATGATGAAATTATACTTGTGGCAATTGAAGGACTTCCCATAGAAGATGTAGCCTGGGGATATGAGTGCTATCAGAATGCACTTAAGAAAGGTCTGGGTACAAAACTTAATCTTTGGGACAGGTCAACTATGATTTAG
- a CDS encoding (2Fe-2S)-binding protein — translation MLRIDKHPILGEYTEKKKISFTFDEKKLEGYEGEPIAAALKAAGIMVHRYTKKRHEPRGIFCAIGRCTDCIMIVDGKPNVRTCVTPLVEGMVVQTQYGVEANKSSFEE, via the coding sequence ATGTTGAGAATAGACAAGCATCCGATTCTTGGAGAATATACAGAGAAAAAAAAGATCTCATTTACTTTCGATGAAAAAAAACTGGAGGGATATGAAGGGGAACCTATTGCAGCTGCATTGAAGGCTGCGGGAATCATGGTACACAGATACACCAAAAAGAGGCATGAGCCGAGAGGAATTTTTTGTGCCATTGGCAGGTGTACCGATTGCATAATGATTGTAGATGGAAAACCAAATGTTCGCACATGTGTTACTCCTCTTGTCGAGGGAATGGTCGTACAGACGCAGTACGGTGTAGAAGCAAACAAAAGTTCATTTGAGGAGTGA
- a CDS encoding FAD-dependent oxidoreductase — MQRYDLIVVGAGPAGLSAAIEASKAGMNTIVFDENAKPGGQLFKQIHKFFGSKENMAKVRGFKIGEELLKEAEEYGVEVKLNAVVIGLYPEKEITVRVDDEVFHYKGDAVLIATGASENALSFRGWTLPGVIGAGAAQTMMNLHHIRPGNKVLMVGTGNVGLVVSYQLMQAGCEVTAMVDASLRIGGYGVHAAKVARCGVPFYLSHTIIRAEGKECVTGAEIGEVDDNWKIKPGTEKHFDVDTICIAVGLSPMSQLLKQAGCRMKNTKGGYIPVCNEYGETSICGIFVAGDVSSIEEASSAMIEGRISGIDIAYTLGYLSEEKRQKYCTKLNRDLANLRKGMFAPENRGKLLKKTDENIDISMNLMNKGYMLDNEIFRYPGVVKKSGIHPVMECTQNIPCNPCQDVCPKGCITIGENITSLPIVDLDKTCIGCGMCVASCPGQAIFLVNEDFEEEYASVMIPYEFLPLPEKGEKGKALDRSGKVICEAEVIGVKAAKLFDHTNLLTIKVPRNMAMKARFYQNRRP; from the coding sequence ATGCAGAGATATGATTTAATCGTTGTTGGAGCAGGCCCGGCAGGCTTGTCCGCAGCTATAGAGGCTTCAAAGGCAGGTATGAATACAATTGTTTTTGATGAAAATGCAAAACCAGGAGGACAGCTTTTTAAACAGATCCATAAGTTTTTTGGCTCGAAGGAAAACATGGCAAAGGTTCGTGGATTTAAAATAGGAGAAGAATTGCTGAAAGAAGCGGAAGAATATGGAGTCGAGGTAAAATTAAATGCTGTAGTAATTGGCTTGTATCCGGAAAAAGAAATTACAGTGAGGGTGGATGATGAAGTATTTCATTATAAAGGTGACGCTGTTTTAATTGCAACAGGCGCAAGTGAAAATGCATTGAGCTTCAGAGGGTGGACTCTGCCCGGAGTAATAGGGGCAGGAGCTGCACAGACAATGATGAATTTACATCATATAAGACCGGGAAACAAAGTTCTTATGGTTGGAACGGGCAATGTGGGACTGGTTGTAAGTTATCAATTGATGCAGGCAGGCTGTGAAGTTACGGCAATGGTAGATGCATCGCTCAGAATAGGTGGATACGGGGTACATGCTGCAAAGGTGGCAAGATGCGGAGTGCCATTTTATCTTTCACATACCATTATACGGGCGGAAGGCAAAGAATGTGTGACAGGTGCTGAAATCGGAGAAGTGGATGACAACTGGAAAATAAAACCTGGAACGGAGAAACATTTTGATGTTGATACCATTTGTATTGCAGTAGGTCTTTCACCTATGTCACAGCTGTTGAAACAGGCCGGATGCCGGATGAAGAATACCAAAGGCGGATATATTCCTGTCTGCAATGAGTATGGTGAAACCTCCATTTGTGGCATCTTCGTTGCCGGGGATGTTTCGTCAATTGAAGAAGCGAGCTCAGCCATGATTGAGGGACGTATATCGGGAATAGATATTGCATATACTTTGGGATATTTAAGTGAGGAGAAAAGGCAAAAATATTGTACAAAGTTAAATAGGGACCTGGCAAATTTGAGAAAAGGCATGTTTGCCCCGGAAAACCGTGGAAAGTTATTGAAAAAGACAGATGAGAATATTGATATATCCATGAATCTTATGAATAAAGGCTACATGCTGGATAATGAAATTTTTCGCTATCCAGGGGTAGTTAAAAAATCGGGGATACATCCTGTAATGGAATGTACGCAGAATATTCCCTGTAATCCGTGTCAGGATGTATGTCCCAAGGGATGTATAACAATTGGCGAAAATATAACATCCCTGCCGATTGTTGATTTGGACAAGACATGTATTGGCTGCGGCATGTGCGTGGCGTCATGTCCTGGACAGGCCATTTTTCTAGTAAATGAAGATTTTGAAGAAGAATATGCAAGTGTGATGATTCCATATGAGTTTTTACCACTGCCTGAAAAGGGTGAAAAGGGAAAAGCACTGGATAGAAGCGGGAAAGTAATATGTGAGGCGGAAGTAATTGGAGTGAAAGCTGCAAAACTGTTTGATCATACAAATCTTCTTACAATAAAAGTACCCAGGAATATGGCAATGAAAGCAAGATTCTACCAAAATAGGAGGCCTTAA
- a CDS encoding (2Fe-2S)-binding protein, which produces MFDVSENLKRIGKYIPEVDDDIVICRCEEVTRGEIRRAIHQGIFTIEEMRRYLRTGMGLCQGQTCERLVKSIMAKELKMSSLEVEAAVSRAPMRPMEMKILGNDGGNL; this is translated from the coding sequence ATGTTTGATGTAAGTGAAAATTTGAAGAGAATCGGAAAATATATTCCAGAAGTGGATGATGATATTGTGATTTGCAGATGTGAAGAAGTTACAAGAGGTGAAATAAGAAGGGCAATTCATCAGGGGATTTTTACAATCGAAGAGATGAGGCGCTATTTAAGGACAGGTATGGGATTATGTCAGGGACAGACTTGTGAAAGATTGGTAAAATCCATAATGGCAAAAGAATTAAAAATGTCTTCACTTGAAGTTGAAGCAGCTGTTTCGCGGGCTCCCATGAGGCCAATGGAGATGAAAATATTAGGAAATGACGGAGGCAATCTGTGA
- a CDS encoding NAD(P)/FAD-dependent oxidoreductase: MKKNADVVIIGGGIVGNSAAYYLAKRGIKNVIVLEESESIGHGGSSRNGGGVRQSGRDERELPYAIYSVEKFWPNLSEELGMDVEYFQSGNLRLGKTEAHMAKLQNLADGAQKLGLDVRMIDGKEVKELCPYLSDEIIGASWCPTDGHANPMLATLAYYKRAVELGVEFYTEAKVTAIKKFHGRARQIILEDGMIFEGENIILAAGYGSRQIARTVGIDIPMTKYFEEALVTEMQVPMFDMMLGTADADFYGHQCKHGSFVFGSESGLEEANDMKLYDLRTSSLTMSAGCRAIMGYIPFLKDARIVRSWGGWLDLSIDGVPVISYIDEVPGLILACAFTGHGFGTAPAVGYMLAQMVEGERTAVDITALRYDRFKSLR, from the coding sequence ATGAAGAAAAATGCTGATGTTGTCATAATTGGCGGCGGTATTGTTGGAAATTCAGCAGCATATTACCTTGCTAAAAGGGGCATCAAAAATGTAATTGTACTTGAAGAGTCGGAGAGTATAGGCCATGGAGGTTCAAGCAGAAATGGAGGTGGAGTCAGGCAGTCAGGCAGGGATGAACGTGAACTGCCCTATGCAATATACAGTGTTGAAAAGTTTTGGCCGAATTTGTCGGAAGAACTTGGGATGGACGTAGAGTATTTTCAATCGGGCAATTTGAGGCTTGGCAAAACGGAGGCACATATGGCAAAATTGCAAAATCTTGCAGATGGAGCACAGAAACTGGGACTTGATGTGAGGATGATTGATGGAAAAGAAGTAAAAGAATTATGTCCGTATTTATCTGATGAGATTATTGGTGCAAGCTGGTGTCCTACAGACGGTCATGCAAATCCAATGCTGGCAACTCTTGCATATTACAAGAGGGCGGTTGAATTGGGCGTTGAATTTTATACAGAGGCTAAAGTTACAGCAATCAAGAAATTTCATGGAAGGGCACGTCAGATAATATTGGAGGACGGCATGATTTTTGAAGGGGAAAATATTATTCTGGCTGCGGGATATGGAAGCCGCCAAATAGCAAGGACAGTTGGAATTGACATACCAATGACAAAATATTTTGAAGAGGCACTTGTAACTGAAATGCAGGTTCCCATGTTTGATATGATGCTTGGAACGGCTGATGCAGATTTTTACGGACACCAGTGCAAGCACGGATCTTTTGTATTCGGGTCAGAGTCCGGGCTTGAGGAGGCAAATGACATGAAATTGTATGACTTGAGGACATCTTCTCTTACCATGTCTGCCGGCTGCCGTGCCATAATGGGATATATACCTTTTTTAAAAGATGCCAGGATCGTAAGAAGCTGGGGAGGATGGTTGGACTTAAGTATTGACGGGGTACCAGTTATCAGTTATATTGATGAAGTACCTGGATTGATACTTGCATGTGCATTTACAGGGCATGGATTTGGAACAGCTCCTGCAGTTGGATATATGCTGGCACAAATGGTGGAAGGAGAAAGGACTGCAGTTGATATTACAGCGTTGAGATATGACAGGTTTAAAAGTTTGAGATAG
- a CDS encoding P-II family nitrogen regulator, whose protein sequence is MKKIEVIIRPEKLDDLKKILSRNEYSGLTVMSAMGCGHQKGFKNPEFEKLGLSINLIPKLYVMTIVWDEDLESILSQMVESLSTGNVGDGKVFISDVEDVMRIRTGERGKDIL, encoded by the coding sequence GTGAAAAAAATTGAAGTGATTATAAGACCGGAAAAATTAGATGATCTGAAAAAAATTCTATCCAGGAATGAATACAGCGGACTTACAGTAATGTCCGCCATGGGATGTGGACATCAAAAAGGATTTAAAAACCCGGAGTTTGAAAAATTGGGCTTGAGTATTAATTTGATACCAAAGTTATATGTTATGACAATTGTATGGGACGAGGATTTGGAGAGCATATTGTCTCAAATGGTGGAAAGTCTGTCAACAGGCAATGTAGGAGATGGAAAAGTATTTATATCGGATGTGGAGGATGTAATGAGAATACGTACAGGTGAGCGGGGCAAGGATATTTTATAA
- a CDS encoding ABC transporter ATP-binding protein: MDYENAVPIVQVKNVSKYFGDNQVLKKINLDIYKGEFLTLLGSSGCGKTTTLRIIAGFERPTEGNVIIADKDATDLQPYNRDVNTVFQSYALFPHMNVFDNIAFGLVEKKMKKSEIKKKVEEILELVQLSNFEKRKPGEMSGGQKQRVAIARALVNNPKVLLLDEPLAALDLKLRKQMQLELKHLQQQLGVTFVYVTHDQEEALTMSDRIAVMNRGTLEQLGTPKEIYEQPKTMFVADFIGESNIFEATVSKKIGKNLQLVAEDGTVSAAGDKFKENEIVCISVRLEHTKLSKEPIEGFCLSGVVKEHIYTGSNIKTVVQLPSGKCIKVNNHPDMKPDSNGTLVNVYWDLEKAVVMHTKDDSLYNIINDAVFK, encoded by the coding sequence ATGGATTATGAAAATGCTGTTCCTATTGTACAAGTAAAAAATGTGAGTAAATATTTCGGAGACAATCAGGTTTTGAAAAAAATAAATCTGGATATCTATAAAGGAGAATTTTTAACCCTGCTTGGATCTTCAGGTTGTGGAAAGACTACGACCCTCCGCATTATAGCGGGCTTTGAAAGGCCCACAGAGGGAAACGTCATAATTGCAGATAAAGATGCAACTGATCTGCAGCCATACAATAGGGATGTAAATACGGTATTTCAGAGTTATGCGCTGTTTCCACATATGAATGTTTTCGACAATATAGCATTTGGACTTGTGGAAAAAAAGATGAAAAAAAGTGAAATCAAGAAGAAGGTTGAAGAAATTCTGGAACTTGTTCAGCTGAGCAATTTTGAAAAGAGGAAGCCAGGTGAAATGTCAGGTGGACAAAAACAACGTGTTGCCATAGCCAGAGCGCTTGTAAACAATCCGAAGGTTCTTCTTCTGGATGAGCCCTTGGCAGCACTTGATTTAAAACTGAGAAAGCAGATGCAGCTGGAGTTAAAGCACCTTCAGCAGCAATTGGGAGTTACTTTTGTGTATGTCACACATGACCAGGAGGAAGCACTAACCATGAGCGATCGTATTGCAGTCATGAACAGGGGGACACTTGAACAGCTTGGAACTCCGAAGGAAATTTATGAACAACCGAAAACCATGTTTGTAGCTGATTTTATTGGAGAATCAAATATATTTGAAGCAACAGTTTCAAAGAAAATCGGAAAAAACCTTCAACTTGTTGCAGAAGATGGAACTGTGTCAGCTGCTGGAGATAAATTTAAAGAGAATGAAATAGTCTGTATATCAGTCCGTCTTGAACACACCAAATTGTCAAAAGAACCAATAGAAGGATTTTGCTTAAGCGGTGTTGTAAAAGAACATATATATACAGGTTCCAATATAAAGACAGTAGTTCAGTTGCCAAGTGGAAAGTGTATAAAAGTAAACAACCACCCTGATATGAAACCTGATTCCAACGGTACTCTTGTAAATGTCTATTGGGATTTGGAAAAAGCAGTTGTAATGCATACTAAAGATGACTCACTTTATAATATAATCAACGATGCAGTATTCAAGTAA